From a single Corynebacterium kroppenstedtii DSM 44385 genomic region:
- a CDS encoding ROK family protein, with amino-acid sequence MSDHASVRPLTVGFDIGGTNLRGAVVTDEGTIIDSEQIPTPASSHALEDGVVQIVRHLQRRHHIAAVGMAVAGFLTPDCRTVRYAPHLPWRDAKVVDRLEERLRLPVRLEHDANSAAWGEYRYGSAYDENNWVLFAIGTGIGGTLMVNGEIYRGAYGTAPEFGHICVVPDGRQCSCGKRGCLERYCSGTAMATTAREMIGSHTDLDSDLLRDYRTRPDEITGRHVSLAAREGDPLAKLVVDDFGLWLGRGLAMVQDFFDPSLIVIGGGVSTDSALFMSRALRAYADNVVGAGHRPLAEIKTATLGAEAGMIGVADLARDSFKESHA; translated from the coding sequence ATGTCCGATCACGCTTCTGTCCGGCCGCTTACTGTCGGCTTTGATATTGGTGGTACGAACCTGCGTGGTGCGGTTGTTACCGACGAGGGGACAATCATCGATTCGGAGCAAATCCCGACTCCGGCTTCATCACATGCGCTGGAAGACGGTGTGGTGCAGATTGTCCGACACTTACAACGCCGGCACCACATCGCTGCGGTAGGGATGGCAGTCGCCGGATTCTTGACGCCGGACTGTCGAACAGTCCGGTACGCACCCCACCTTCCCTGGCGCGATGCGAAGGTGGTCGACCGTCTGGAGGAGCGGCTTCGTCTTCCCGTCCGCTTGGAGCACGACGCTAATTCTGCCGCGTGGGGCGAGTATCGCTACGGCAGCGCCTATGACGAGAACAATTGGGTGCTCTTTGCCATCGGAACCGGTATTGGCGGTACGTTGATGGTGAACGGCGAGATCTATCGGGGAGCGTACGGCACCGCGCCCGAGTTCGGTCATATCTGCGTAGTCCCCGATGGTCGTCAATGCTCATGCGGTAAGCGGGGTTGCCTGGAACGCTACTGTTCCGGGACAGCAATGGCGACGACCGCTCGCGAAATGATCGGTTCCCATACTGACTTAGACTCTGACCTACTTCGCGACTACCGGACCCGCCCGGATGAAATCACCGGCCGGCATGTCTCTCTCGCTGCCCGAGAAGGGGATCCCCTAGCGAAGCTCGTGGTCGATGACTTTGGCCTGTGGTTGGGCCGAGGTCTGGCCATGGTCCAGGACTTTTTCGACCCGTCCCTGATCGTCATCGGGGGTGGCGTTTCCACCGACTCTGCTCTTTTTATGTCCCGTGCTCTTCGGGCTTATGCCGATAATGTGGTGGGGGCAGGGCATCGGCCACTCGCGGAGATCAAAACGGCAACATTAGGGGCAGAAGCCGGTATGATTGGGGTCGCTGATTTGGCTCGAGATAGCTTCAAGGAAAGTCATGCATAA
- a CDS encoding lysophospholipid acyltransferase family protein yields the protein MHNRWYWTFKYILFGPFLRVWNRPFTKNIDRIPSEGPAILASNHLSVMDSFYLPLLCPRQITFLAKSEYFTTPGLVGRIQAWFFSSVGQYPIDRSSGQTAQDALNAGLKVVGRGDLMGMYPEGTRSPDGRLYRGKTGIARLAFESGQKVYPVAMINTRKANPIGSLFPRPVRVGVSVGEPLDPLDYMHIEDEYERLRTFTDDIMESLHELGGQEYVHDFYAADVKAALNEGKGYLRGSEPK from the coding sequence ATGCATAATCGCTGGTATTGGACATTTAAATACATTCTCTTCGGTCCTTTTCTTCGGGTATGGAACAGGCCGTTTACGAAGAACATCGACCGGATCCCCTCGGAGGGCCCAGCGATCTTGGCTAGCAATCACCTCTCGGTGATGGATTCGTTTTATCTTCCGCTGCTATGCCCCCGCCAGATCACGTTTCTTGCTAAGAGTGAGTATTTCACGACGCCGGGGCTCGTCGGCCGGATCCAGGCCTGGTTTTTCTCGTCGGTGGGGCAGTACCCGATCGACCGCTCTTCCGGTCAGACGGCTCAGGACGCGTTGAACGCGGGGCTGAAGGTGGTTGGCCGTGGCGATCTGATGGGCATGTACCCGGAGGGAACTCGGTCGCCTGATGGTCGTCTCTACCGCGGAAAAACAGGGATCGCGCGATTGGCATTCGAGTCGGGGCAGAAGGTTTATCCCGTCGCGATGATCAACACGCGGAAAGCTAACCCGATTGGCTCCCTATTCCCGCGCCCAGTTCGCGTCGGAGTCTCTGTGGGGGAGCCGCTTGATCCTCTGGACTACATGCATATTGAGGACGAATACGAGCGCCTCAGGACATTTACCGACGACATTATGGAGTCTCTCCATGAACTCGGTGGCCAGGAGTATGTCCATGACTTTTATGCAGCGGATGTGAAAGCTGCCTTGAATGAGGGTAAAGGCTACTTGCGGGGGAGCGAGCCTAAGTAA
- a CDS encoding acyltransferase family protein, with protein sequence MSASSVTRLSHSRRSTPATRGAASNTADSTSAPHDGTESSSAGASSRPESEVAAQSSDSAVTASRTDTTETPAPRKKQRLLWPDIGKGISILGVCFLHATIYTPDGVYTAANAVNDWLGPVRLPMFFMVSGLFSYKVRRQTLGELWHSRLRFLLIPYLVWTPLELWSKMWANNFGIDTHEIVTSVIHGECGLWFLHCLVLFTLAVWVTKWLPDHWALAVSVLPWLWQMYNPVTPTQSHIFNYMPVYFVGVFMRPALLALARKWRSPWWWGGSFALFWCTKVAYSHFGESYDHLVEMGIAHNDAGQLDVLFSSIRALGALPLSILVCALVAQIPLLARPLQYIGQRTLVIYLFHMTAMNLTWDRALYVYGIREDVTNANDNVRMVCIIGLFILCLASGWVVEQCKRLPVVGWTIRPSIPFFHFPSGNARQHRHRNTPPSTMT encoded by the coding sequence ATGTCAGCTTCATCGGTGACACGTCTGTCTCATTCGCGTCGCAGCACACCCGCTACCCGCGGTGCGGCAAGCAACACAGCAGACTCAACGTCAGCACCTCACGACGGTACAGAATCTTCCTCTGCTGGTGCGTCGTCACGACCTGAGTCCGAGGTTGCAGCACAAAGTTCGGATAGCGCAGTGACCGCGTCGAGAACTGACACGACAGAAACGCCCGCACCGCGCAAGAAACAGAGACTCCTCTGGCCGGACATCGGCAAAGGCATCTCGATCTTGGGTGTGTGTTTTCTCCATGCCACGATTTACACTCCCGACGGCGTGTACACCGCTGCTAACGCGGTCAATGACTGGTTGGGGCCGGTACGCCTGCCTATGTTCTTCATGGTGTCCGGTCTGTTTTCGTATAAGGTCCGACGTCAGACGCTCGGCGAACTCTGGCACTCGCGTCTCCGGTTTTTGCTGATCCCTTACCTCGTGTGGACGCCCCTGGAACTCTGGTCCAAAATGTGGGCCAACAATTTTGGGATAGATACTCACGAAATTGTCACCTCAGTTATCCACGGCGAATGTGGCCTCTGGTTCCTCCACTGCTTAGTTCTTTTCACTTTGGCCGTCTGGGTGACAAAGTGGTTGCCTGATCATTGGGCGCTGGCGGTCAGCGTTCTTCCCTGGTTGTGGCAGATGTACAACCCTGTCACGCCGACGCAGTCGCACATTTTCAATTACATGCCAGTCTATTTCGTCGGCGTCTTTATGCGGCCAGCATTGCTGGCGCTCGCGCGGAAATGGCGGTCACCCTGGTGGTGGGGAGGAAGCTTCGCTCTCTTTTGGTGCACGAAAGTGGCTTATTCACATTTCGGCGAAAGCTACGATCACCTCGTCGAGATGGGAATTGCTCACAACGATGCTGGCCAGCTCGATGTTCTGTTTTCGTCCATCCGAGCACTGGGGGCACTTCCGTTATCAATCTTGGTTTGTGCGCTCGTGGCACAGATCCCCCTTCTAGCGCGCCCCTTGCAATACATAGGGCAGCGGACTTTGGTCATCTATCTGTTCCACATGACCGCGATGAACCTGACGTGGGATCGCGCCCTCTATGTCTACGGCATCCGCGAGGACGTGACCAACGCCAATGACAACGTCCGAATGGTGTGCATCATCGGACTCTTCATCCTGTGCCTGGCGTCGGGGTGGGTCGTCGAGCAATGTAAGCGCTTGCCCGTCGTCGGCTGGACGATTCGCCCGTCAATCCCCTTTTTCCATTTCCCCTCAGGGAACGCAAGGCAGCATCGGCATCGTAATACGCCACCGTCGACGATGACGTAA
- a CDS encoding glycosyltransferase 87 family protein encodes MAFSFTGFRRPPRPSDTANGDREDSTHTIDSRRVTQGSGQRPGSTIWGWVWVLVGGLSCVSLFFTLWTLRFTRDLDSSAYSNGGGYSLHLGDSSRIVLTPRNLVDLEVYRAGARAIVHHHALYDGTFSTSERSLPFTYPPFAACVMVGLLVLPTVVGMVFHSVLSLGALLLTTSILTQGWRIQWRYLAAAAVVVSEPARATLSFGQINSVLLLMVVVDWWILSEAPPGSRRRAVAGVLTGCAAAIKLTPAVFILVPLLRRDAWSTARCAVSAMVATGVGALIVPHDTWVYFRHVLWATDRIGDPTIISNQSVKGTLGRLATSVADSHAAAGASRPMAIVWALVVFVLAALLIATNRRRHNDVQSSGQINTGRPILPSAVGLFGLLASPVSWTHHWVWALPAIVTLFTITGSSNLPATTGSDAVDSAHSSQHSRSRRAKWYAILTRTGSGIFLMGTVWWAPLVSRLVDAPRPEVFDQALSHGGFIDNVTGTFFSVFIGCLENSYVVWAGFAFVTLASVAWSPAQRRRRNTRTCQLHR; translated from the coding sequence GTGGCTTTCTCATTCACAGGGTTCCGACGTCCACCACGCCCGTCCGACACAGCCAACGGCGACAGAGAAGACTCCACGCACACCATCGATAGCCGACGAGTGACGCAGGGTTCGGGCCAAAGGCCTGGCTCAACTATATGGGGTTGGGTCTGGGTCCTCGTCGGCGGATTGTCATGTGTATCGCTGTTCTTCACGTTGTGGACGCTACGTTTCACACGTGATCTTGATAGCTCTGCCTATTCCAATGGTGGCGGATACAGTCTCCACCTGGGCGACTCTTCAAGGATTGTGTTGACCCCGCGAAACCTCGTTGACCTCGAGGTTTACCGAGCGGGTGCCCGTGCGATTGTTCATCATCACGCATTATATGACGGTACTTTCTCAACTAGCGAGCGTTCTCTCCCCTTCACCTATCCCCCTTTTGCCGCATGCGTGATGGTGGGGCTACTTGTTCTACCCACCGTCGTCGGGATGGTGTTTCATTCTGTGCTGTCCCTCGGCGCACTTCTTCTCACCACCTCAATTCTCACACAAGGGTGGCGAATCCAGTGGCGGTATCTCGCGGCCGCCGCGGTCGTCGTATCGGAACCAGCCCGTGCGACGCTGTCTTTTGGGCAGATCAATTCAGTGTTGTTGCTCATGGTTGTGGTTGATTGGTGGATTCTTTCCGAAGCTCCACCAGGGTCCCGACGTCGCGCAGTGGCAGGTGTGCTGACAGGTTGCGCTGCTGCCATCAAGCTAACTCCTGCCGTTTTCATTCTGGTTCCGCTTCTTCGCCGGGATGCCTGGTCAACAGCGCGGTGCGCGGTCTCCGCGATGGTGGCAACTGGCGTAGGTGCGTTAATCGTCCCCCATGACACCTGGGTTTACTTCCGTCATGTGTTGTGGGCGACGGATCGGATCGGCGACCCGACAATTATTTCCAACCAATCGGTTAAGGGGACGTTGGGACGACTCGCCACGTCAGTGGCTGACTCTCATGCGGCTGCTGGTGCGTCGCGGCCAATGGCCATCGTCTGGGCGCTGGTTGTGTTTGTCCTGGCGGCTCTCCTCATCGCAACGAACCGTCGTCGCCACAATGACGTCCAAAGCTCAGGCCAGATCAATACTGGTCGGCCTATTCTTCCCTCCGCGGTGGGGCTTTTCGGGCTCCTCGCCTCACCGGTCAGTTGGACACATCACTGGGTATGGGCCTTACCGGCCATAGTCACCCTGTTCACTATCACTGGGAGCAGTAATCTTCCCGCCACGACGGGTTCTGATGCGGTGGACTCTGCTCACAGCAGTCAGCATTCCAGGTCTCGTCGAGCCAAATGGTATGCAATACTAACTAGGACCGGTTCAGGAATTTTCCTGATGGGAACTGTATGGTGGGCGCCTCTGGTGTCACGGTTGGTGGATGCCCCCAGACCAGAGGTTTTCGACCAGGCGCTCTCCCATGGTGGCTTCATCGATAACGTCACGGGCACGTTCTTTTCGGTGTTCATCGGGTGTCTAGAAAATAGCTATGTCGTGTGGGCTGGATTCGCATTTGTCACCTTGGCTTCTGTAGCCTGGTCACCGGCCCAACGACGGAGGAGAAACACACGTACATGTCAGCTTCATCGGTGA
- a CDS encoding glycosyltransferase 87 family protein yields MSERRWPSLATNINNEKDRPGVPISEVPPRLGCQVDSEAMRVRGSCERIVHFLSETWVGRLVVTAVLGLVLYYHFFDVFGDGEFRYHIDLDVYRSGGQAFVRGFGLYDRDYPVRGINLPFTYPPLAAILFSTLTWFSLTTDTLLMVFATAAMTWWCGAVLINHFTDPVRTSGADGKSAQQTMTSSFKRAGWLSYMILPLVLLSEPFTHTLSFGQINVFLMALVLLDTAVKRTRWPRGIFIGLAAAIKLTPAVFGLFFLVKKDWKSAITCALSGVAWTTIGWAILPHDSKDYWTVEIHNPDRIGGLAYAGNQSLRGMIARFTNDDTLQSRWWIVLSVLTFGLILTAMLRLIRTASKLHSDPVDPGADNRLSATGPRYDGQSFTIALVAATSLVALLLSPVSWSHHWVWFLPFVIVTMNAAWNSRHIIPRWQNNVLWVVAVVGLMISTVTPFHWFFPNSENQELQWSLIQKIVGSDYVLWGFLFLIAMALFPRAFTTEKS; encoded by the coding sequence GTGTCTGAACGACGGTGGCCATCGTTGGCAACGAACATCAACAATGAAAAAGACCGACCGGGGGTGCCGATCAGTGAGGTTCCGCCACGACTGGGATGCCAGGTAGACTCTGAGGCCATGCGTGTCCGCGGTAGTTGTGAACGAATCGTACATTTTTTATCTGAGACATGGGTGGGCCGGCTCGTGGTCACCGCCGTTCTCGGGCTCGTTCTGTACTACCACTTCTTCGATGTGTTCGGCGACGGAGAATTTCGCTACCACATCGACCTCGATGTGTATCGGTCAGGAGGACAGGCTTTTGTCCGCGGTTTCGGGCTTTATGACCGCGATTATCCTGTGCGCGGCATTAATCTTCCATTCACCTACCCTCCCCTGGCGGCCATCCTCTTCAGTACGCTGACGTGGTTTTCGCTCACAACTGACACCCTGTTAATGGTTTTCGCCACGGCGGCGATGACCTGGTGGTGTGGTGCGGTTCTGATTAACCACTTCACGGACCCTGTGCGCACGTCCGGTGCCGACGGTAAATCGGCTCAGCAGACCATGACCAGCTCATTTAAGCGGGCGGGGTGGCTGTCCTACATGATTCTTCCGTTGGTTCTCCTGAGCGAGCCTTTTACGCACACATTAAGTTTCGGTCAGATCAACGTTTTCCTTATGGCCCTTGTGCTGCTGGATACCGCCGTGAAGCGCACTCGCTGGCCTCGAGGCATATTTATCGGATTAGCAGCCGCCATCAAATTAACGCCCGCCGTGTTTGGCCTCTTCTTCCTCGTCAAAAAAGATTGGAAATCAGCCATCACCTGCGCCCTCTCTGGAGTGGCCTGGACCACGATCGGCTGGGCAATTCTCCCCCACGATTCAAAAGATTATTGGACCGTCGAAATTCACAATCCTGATCGGATCGGGGGGTTGGCCTATGCCGGTAACCAGTCTCTACGAGGAATGATCGCCCGTTTTACGAATGACGACACTCTCCAGTCTCGGTGGTGGATTGTCCTTAGTGTGCTGACATTCGGGCTCATCCTCACTGCCATGCTGCGCCTGATACGTACGGCGTCGAAGCTTCACTCCGATCCCGTTGATCCCGGCGCGGACAATCGGCTTTCCGCCACCGGCCCCCGCTACGACGGTCAGAGTTTCACCATCGCATTAGTGGCTGCCACCAGCCTTGTTGCTCTCCTGCTCTCCCCTGTCTCGTGGTCGCACCACTGGGTTTGGTTCTTGCCATTCGTCATTGTGACCATGAATGCGGCTTGGAATTCGCGGCACATTATTCCTCGCTGGCAGAACAATGTGCTGTGGGTTGTTGCGGTAGTGGGCTTGATGATCTCCACGGTCACGCCATTCCATTGGTTCTTCCCCAACTCGGAAAACCAGGAGCTTCAGTGGTCTTTGATTCAAAAGATTGTCGGAAGCGACTATGTTCTGTGGGGCTTCCTCTTCCTGATTGCGATGGCATTATTCCCACGAGCTTTTACCACTGAGAAAAGCTAG
- a CDS encoding polyadenylate-specific 3'-exoribonuclease AS yields the protein MDYFYDTEFIEDGQTIDLVSIGIVASDGREYYAVSTDADLSRANPWVKKHVLPHLPNPSSPLWKNRSTIRRDLEEFFGDDDHVRLWAWVGAYDHICLVQLWGIMQDLPRNIPRFTREMKHAWVFVGKPALPPVPENAHDALADARHNVAKFKVCARVFKEKTGMELK from the coding sequence ATGGATTATTTTTATGACACCGAATTTATTGAAGATGGTCAGACCATAGATCTCGTCTCTATTGGCATTGTTGCCAGTGACGGCCGTGAATATTACGCAGTATCTACCGACGCCGATCTCTCCCGCGCCAATCCGTGGGTGAAGAAGCACGTGTTGCCGCATCTCCCGAACCCGTCGTCGCCACTATGGAAAAACAGATCGACGATCCGGCGCGATTTAGAAGAGTTCTTTGGCGACGACGACCATGTTCGTTTGTGGGCGTGGGTGGGGGCGTATGACCACATCTGTTTGGTTCAGCTGTGGGGCATTATGCAGGACCTGCCGAGGAATATCCCCAGGTTCACCCGAGAGATGAAGCACGCGTGGGTCTTCGTCGGCAAGCCAGCTCTGCCTCCGGTCCCGGAAAACGCACATGATGCCTTAGCTGATGCGCGGCACAACGTCGCCAAGTTCAAAGTGTGTGCGCGGGTCTTTAAAGAAAAAACGGGAATGGAATTGAAGTAG
- a CDS encoding class II 3-deoxy-7-phosphoheptulonate synthase, giving the protein MSWTIDLPVNDLPDLPPLPGGLEERFQDVISRPAFQQPTWNERDASNVRKILESVPPIVVVAEIRKLQEQMRHVALGEAFLLQGGDCAETFESNTEPHIRANIKTLLQMAVVLTYGASMPVVKMARIAGQYAKPRSSDYDSQGLLNYRGDLVNGVEATEEARRHDPARMVRAYANAAAAMNLVRSLTASGTADLHKLHEWNREFVQTSPAGARYEALASEIDHGLRFMEACKVSDSNLHTADIYCSHEALVVDYERAMLRLGQDPAGETALYDLSAHEVWIGERTRGIDDFHVNLAALISNPVGLKIGPSTTPEEAVAYVEKLDPDVADDAPGHVKGYKGRPGRLTLVSRMGYDQIRTVLPPIVEAVEATGHKVIWQCDPMHGNTFTSSNGYKTRDFDRVIDEVQGFFEVHRAIGSHPGGIHIELTGEDVTECVGGAQDLTDVDLPGRYASACDPRLNTQQSLELAFLVAEMLRN; this is encoded by the coding sequence GTGAGCTGGACAATAGATTTACCGGTTAATGACCTCCCTGATTTACCGCCTCTACCTGGCGGTTTAGAAGAACGATTCCAAGATGTGATCTCCCGCCCCGCCTTCCAACAACCCACCTGGAATGAGCGGGATGCCTCCAACGTGCGGAAGATTTTGGAGTCCGTACCCCCGATTGTCGTGGTTGCGGAAATTCGCAAACTTCAAGAGCAGATGCGACATGTTGCGCTCGGCGAAGCCTTCTTATTACAAGGTGGGGACTGCGCGGAGACATTCGAATCCAACACCGAACCGCACATTCGCGCCAATATAAAAACCCTGCTGCAAATGGCTGTTGTGTTGACCTACGGTGCGTCAATGCCAGTCGTCAAAATGGCGAGGATCGCGGGGCAATACGCCAAACCCCGCAGCTCTGATTACGACAGCCAGGGGCTGCTGAATTACCGAGGCGACTTAGTCAACGGCGTTGAAGCCACGGAAGAGGCGCGTCGTCACGACCCCGCTCGGATGGTTCGCGCCTACGCGAATGCCGCCGCCGCAATGAACCTCGTTCGGTCCTTGACGGCATCCGGGACTGCGGATTTGCACAAACTCCACGAATGGAACCGCGAATTCGTGCAGACCTCCCCGGCGGGCGCGCGCTATGAAGCGCTGGCATCAGAAATTGATCATGGCCTGCGGTTCATGGAGGCATGTAAGGTCTCGGACTCGAACTTGCACACGGCCGATATCTACTGTTCCCACGAAGCCCTCGTCGTCGATTATGAGCGCGCCATGTTGCGCCTGGGCCAGGATCCAGCTGGAGAAACAGCCCTTTACGACCTCTCAGCACACGAAGTATGGATCGGTGAACGAACCCGGGGTATCGACGATTTCCACGTCAACCTCGCTGCCTTGATCTCCAACCCAGTGGGACTCAAGATTGGGCCCTCGACGACGCCTGAAGAGGCGGTCGCTTACGTGGAGAAGCTCGATCCGGATGTGGCGGACGACGCGCCAGGCCATGTGAAGGGATACAAGGGTCGTCCAGGGCGTCTTACCTTGGTGTCCCGGATGGGTTACGACCAGATCCGGACGGTGCTGCCACCGATCGTCGAGGCCGTGGAGGCCACTGGCCATAAAGTGATTTGGCAGTGTGACCCCATGCACGGCAATACATTCACGAGCTCAAACGGGTACAAGACGCGCGACTTCGACCGTGTTATCGACGAAGTTCAAGGATTCTTCGAGGTCCACCGGGCCATCGGTTCGCATCCCGGCGGTATCCACATTGAGCTCACCGGTGAGGATGTCACCGAGTGCGTGGGTGGCGCGCAAGACCTCACTGATGTGGACTTGCCTGGCCGCTATGCTTCGGCATGTGATCCACGGTTGAACACGCAGCAATCGTTGGAGCTAGCCTTCTTGGTTGCAGAGATGTTGCGTAATTAA